A single genomic interval of Metasolibacillus fluoroglycofenilyticus harbors:
- a CDS encoding asparaginase — protein MSKKTILLIHTGGTISMKMSADTGAVMLNEQNPLRAEKHMLSTYANIIEVEAFNLPSPHITPNEMLLLRNCIAEHVDKYAIDGVVITHGTDTLEETAYFLDLTTRYNFPIVLTGAMRSSNELGADGVYNLLEAVRVACSKEAREKGVLVVMNDEIHHAFNITKTSTSSVNTFQSPQYGPIGLITKKTVHIHHMPVKRQFVEVEKIEKRVALLKAYAGMEADLIDAVATLQYDGLVLEGFGQGNVTPAVAKRIKTLVANGMPVILVSRCFNGIAEGVYGYEGGGKQLEDAGVIFATGINGQKARLKLLIGLNQVHHPVELKDFF, from the coding sequence ATGTCAAAAAAAACGATTTTATTAATTCATACGGGTGGTACGATTTCAATGAAAATGAGCGCGGACACAGGCGCAGTTATGCTAAACGAGCAAAACCCGCTAAGGGCAGAGAAGCATATGCTCTCGACCTACGCTAATATTATCGAAGTAGAGGCGTTTAATTTGCCGTCACCACATATTACGCCAAATGAAATGCTACTGCTGCGCAATTGTATTGCTGAGCATGTTGATAAATATGCAATTGACGGAGTAGTGATTACACATGGTACAGATACATTAGAGGAAACAGCCTACTTTTTAGATTTGACAACACGCTATAATTTCCCCATCGTTCTAACTGGGGCAATGCGTTCTTCCAACGAACTTGGAGCAGATGGCGTATATAATTTATTAGAGGCAGTGCGTGTAGCCTGCTCAAAGGAAGCACGTGAAAAAGGGGTACTTGTTGTTATGAATGATGAAATTCATCATGCATTTAATATTACAAAAACATCGACTTCTAGCGTCAATACCTTCCAAAGCCCGCAATATGGCCCTATTGGCTTAATTACAAAAAAGACAGTACATATCCATCATATGCCTGTAAAGCGCCAATTTGTAGAAGTTGAAAAAATAGAAAAGCGCGTCGCTCTCCTAAAAGCATATGCAGGGATGGAAGCCGATTTAATTGATGCGGTGGCTACATTACAATACGATGGACTTGTGTTAGAGGGCTTTGGACAAGGCAATGTCACACCTGCCGTGGCAAAACGTATCAAAACACTTGTAGCAAACGGTATGCCTGTCATTCTTGTATCACGCTGCTTTAACGGTATTGCAGAAGGGGTTTACGGTTATGAGGGGGGAGGCAAGCAACTAGAAGATGCAGGTGTTATTTTCGCTACAGGCATCAATGGTCAAAAAGCTCGCCTAAAGCTATTAATCGGCTTAAACCAAGTGCATCATCCTGTCGAGCTGAAGGACTTTTTCTAA
- a CDS encoding RecQ family ATP-dependent DNA helicase codes for MLEQALQKHFGYTSFRPGQKEVIEQLLAGQDVIALLPTGMGKSICYQLPAYLLDAPVLIVSPLLSLMQDQVDQLKQFGEKRVIALNSFLTAQQKRYALHFLHEYRFIFASPEMLMQPQVKERLKEMRLGLIVADEAHCISQWGFDFRPDYLRLSEIIPTNNKPPILALSATATKTVLQDIETYLSMQSPFYFLHSVNRPNIHLAKRFFQQKDEKIKWILEHVKTTEGPGIIYTQSRGKTEALSLALLERGIAAAAYHAGKEAEDRQFIQQQFLGGKLDWIVATNAFGMGVHKGNIRQVIHEFMPSNIANYMQEIGRAGRDGQPAVATLLYADGDEQFSQFIVTEDLPKTQHIEQYMSCLASGHNPMRMLEAGGISETAFRVLHYWMQQESSEAVQIRLQQMELDKYKAVQEMLQVVHSTNCMREQIVHYFGQQLTEKTANCCQNCGLIFEEILTAQLIIEEPDQQLTWQERLQRILLG; via the coding sequence ATGTTGGAGCAAGCATTGCAAAAGCATTTTGGTTATACGAGCTTTCGACCGGGGCAAAAAGAAGTAATTGAGCAGCTTTTAGCCGGACAAGATGTCATTGCGCTATTACCAACAGGTATGGGGAAATCCATATGCTACCAGCTCCCAGCCTATTTATTAGATGCACCAGTCCTTATTGTTTCCCCGCTATTATCTTTAATGCAAGACCAAGTGGACCAATTGAAGCAATTTGGCGAAAAGCGTGTTATAGCTCTAAATTCATTTTTAACAGCACAGCAAAAGCGCTATGCTCTACATTTCTTACATGAATATCGCTTTATTTTCGCATCCCCAGAAATGCTGATGCAACCTCAAGTAAAGGAGCGGCTTAAGGAGATGAGGCTTGGGCTTATCGTAGCGGATGAGGCACATTGTATTTCGCAATGGGGCTTTGACTTTCGTCCTGATTATTTGCGTTTAAGTGAAATCATTCCAACGAATAATAAACCGCCCATTTTAGCGTTGTCTGCAACGGCAACTAAAACGGTATTGCAAGATATTGAAACCTATTTATCAATGCAGTCTCCTTTTTATTTTTTACATTCAGTGAATCGCCCGAATATTCACTTAGCAAAGCGTTTTTTTCAACAGAAGGATGAAAAAATCAAATGGATACTTGAGCATGTTAAAACGACAGAGGGACCAGGCATTATTTATACGCAATCGCGCGGTAAAACAGAGGCGCTTAGCTTAGCGCTTCTCGAGCGTGGGATTGCAGCGGCGGCATATCATGCAGGCAAGGAGGCGGAGGACCGCCAATTTATTCAGCAGCAATTTTTAGGCGGCAAGTTAGATTGGATTGTGGCAACAAATGCATTTGGTATGGGTGTACATAAAGGTAATATTCGTCAGGTGATTCATGAATTTATGCCATCAAATATTGCGAATTATATGCAGGAAATTGGTCGTGCAGGTAGGGACGGACAGCCGGCAGTAGCGACATTGCTCTATGCAGATGGAGATGAGCAATTTTCTCAATTTATCGTGACCGAGGATTTGCCCAAAACGCAGCATATTGAACAATATATGAGCTGCTTGGCAAGCGGACATAATCCGATGCGCATGCTTGAGGCTGGCGGGATTTCTGAAACGGCTTTTCGTGTTTTGCACTATTGGATGCAGCAGGAAAGTAGTGAAGCTGTGCAAATACGCTTGCAGCAAATGGAGCTAGATAAATATAAAGCGGTACAGGAAATGCTGCAAGTCGTACACTCGACTAATTGTATGCGCGAGCAAATTGTTCATTATTTCGGTCAACAACTAACTGAAAAAACGGCGAATTGCTGCCAAAATTGTGGTCTTATTTTTGAAGAAATACTTACTGCACAATTAATTATTGAAGAGCCAGACCAGCAATTAACATGGCAGGAGCGTTTGCAGCGAATACTGCTAGGGTGA
- a CDS encoding helix-turn-helix domain-containing protein — MIFQQILLAIFLKLNNERTVASAYHLLRGKKSGQTIQDAGIFSLHAYFSLLPKLSRQKFNESVQLFVEADYLHMDEAGYYTLTASGIEQAKKGVPCTFDGWHYRGNEHIFYARLSLIVQALSHQSAKIKAFIPIQRDEKIQYFARQFLRRHQYQAGALQVLLLQEITDSLESLAVTEEQRELLINRLTGVGMPGFTWQQLAYHAERTEMDVQLLYISALHNWLQHITQYPYLADIAQQLRIRMPLTDSAFQTARLFEQGFSLQQIAHTRNLKQSTIEDHLVELAMHDATFPIEHFVKQEELLQVQHEISSRATKKLKVLREALPHLTYFQLRLVLARGGN, encoded by the coding sequence TTGATTTTTCAACAAATTTTACTAGCAATTTTCTTAAAATTAAATAATGAAAGAACCGTAGCCTCTGCTTATCATTTGCTGCGTGGTAAAAAGTCAGGGCAAACAATACAGGATGCTGGCATTTTTTCCTTGCATGCTTATTTTAGTCTACTGCCAAAACTTTCAAGACAAAAGTTTAATGAATCTGTTCAACTTTTTGTGGAAGCAGACTATTTGCATATGGATGAAGCTGGTTATTATACATTGACAGCTAGTGGGATAGAGCAGGCGAAAAAGGGCGTTCCTTGCACCTTTGACGGTTGGCATTATCGAGGCAACGAGCATATTTTTTATGCGCGTCTTTCTCTTATTGTGCAAGCATTATCTCATCAATCAGCGAAGATAAAAGCGTTTATCCCCATTCAACGCGATGAAAAAATACAGTATTTTGCACGTCAATTTTTAAGACGTCACCAATATCAAGCTGGGGCTTTACAAGTGTTGCTGTTGCAGGAAATTACAGATAGCTTGGAATCATTGGCTGTAACAGAAGAGCAGCGAGAGCTATTAATCAATCGTTTAACAGGTGTCGGTATGCCCGGCTTTACATGGCAGCAGCTTGCCTATCATGCAGAGCGTACGGAAATGGATGTCCAGCTCCTTTATATTTCCGCTTTACATAATTGGCTTCAGCATATTACACAGTATCCGTATTTAGCTGATATTGCGCAGCAGCTCCGCATTCGCATGCCACTAACAGACTCGGCCTTTCAAACAGCAAGGCTTTTTGAGCAAGGCTTTTCGCTCCAGCAAATAGCCCATACAAGAAATCTCAAGCAAAGCACGATAGAGGACCATTTAGTTGAGCTAGCGATGCACGATGCCACTTTTCCAATTGAGCATTTTGTTAAGCAGGAGGAGCTTCTACAGGTGCAACATGAGATTTCATCACGGGCTACGAAAAAATTAAAAGTATTGCGTGAGGCTTTACCGCATCTTACTTATTTCCAATTGCGTTTAGTATTAGCGAGAGGGGGCAATTAA
- the prsW gene encoding glutamic-type intramembrane protease PrsW has translation MFILLSAAIAPALALLGYFYMRNQMATEPRRTLIQAFLYGAVVTFPILFIQYVVEEERALTSPFMTNVVFTSTIEEFFKWLIIFILIFRHIEFDDPYDGILYGAAVSLGFATVENVLYLLSFGLDTAFVRALLPVSSHALFGVVMGYYFGKNKFSNNDKEKEYLFLSLFIPIALHFSYNLIWTLGGNFIYLMVPFMLFLWWFGLRKVKLAHQHLIEHLIENNRH, from the coding sequence ATGTTCATACTATTATCAGCAGCGATAGCTCCAGCACTAGCTCTTTTAGGCTATTTTTATATGCGCAATCAAATGGCTACAGAGCCACGTAGAACGCTTATTCAAGCATTTTTATACGGGGCAGTGGTGACATTTCCTATTTTATTTATTCAATATGTGGTGGAAGAAGAACGAGCGCTTACCTCTCCATTTATGACCAATGTTGTGTTTACAAGTACGATTGAGGAATTTTTTAAGTGGCTTATTATTTTTATTCTCATTTTTAGACATATTGAGTTTGATGATCCATATGATGGCATTTTATACGGTGCGGCTGTATCACTCGGCTTTGCTACTGTTGAGAATGTGTTATATTTATTATCGTTTGGCTTAGATACAGCCTTTGTGAGAGCATTACTTCCTGTTTCAAGCCATGCATTGTTTGGTGTTGTAATGGGCTATTATTTTGGGAAAAATAAGTTTTCCAATAATGATAAAGAAAAGGAATATTTATTTTTATCGTTATTTATTCCGATTGCGTTGCATTTTAGCTATAATTTGATTTGGACGCTAGGTGGCAATTTTATTTACTTAATGGTGCCGTTTATGCTGTTTTTATGGTGGTTTGGCTTACGTAAAGTAAAGCTTGCCCATCAACATTTAATTGAACATTTAATTGAAAACAATCGACATTAG
- a CDS encoding response regulator — MEHIHGSHDTILVIFSYIVAVAAAYTVLDLVGRISNLKGRSRLLWLLFGASAMGLGIWSMHFVGMLAFSLPVPVAYNIIIVIISVIAAIIGSFIALHLVSRNSRLTLPRLLSASASLATGIVAMHYIGMEAMQIGISYDLSFVALSIIIALLASFVALLLAFFFRNGEGNPKTFAKLGSGLIMGAAIAGMHYVGMHAAHFYIDENMKSSAGVVFNQQFLGYFISTGTLFSLIISLLGIYLSNKISFKDSEIEEKTKEIYKMNEELKELNSNLEQLVKERTAQLEQAHDEAIKANMVKSKFLANMSHELRTPLNAIIGYSEMLAEEAEDIGETLFVDDLTKIRNAGSHLLSLINDILDISKIEAGKMEVYFEKVAIQQLVQDVIATVKPLVDQNNNELVARISDGEMTTDVTKLRQILINLISNASKFTKDGIVTITVEEETRKAQAGYSFCIQDTGIGMTAEQVDKLFQPFTQADASTTRKYGGTGLGLAISQSFSEILGGAISVESKEGVGSTFTCWLPMSKVEESMIVDKADVHKLEKKSKVNVLHIDDEPLNHQLMKHYLAKEDWTLAYASNGQEGLEMARRLQPEVICLDILMPSMDGWSVLTALKNDEELQHIPVIIWSMVKDESLGYSLGASEYLTKPINKESLVSALERYVTEKQQLQVLVVEDDIMTSELMTKLLNKEGYAVTQARNGQHAIDCVKNEKPQLILLDLMMPEMDGFQFIDELRKITEWRDIPVVVVTAKTLTGEEHLKLSSYVESIVQKGMIKHKMLLEKIEEILIKE; from the coding sequence ATGGAACATATACACGGATCTCATGATACAATATTAGTCATTTTCTCATATATTGTTGCTGTTGCAGCAGCATATACGGTATTAGATTTGGTTGGAAGAATTAGTAATTTAAAAGGGAGATCTAGACTACTGTGGCTGCTATTTGGAGCGAGTGCTATGGGGCTAGGTATTTGGTCGATGCATTTTGTAGGGATGCTGGCATTTTCACTACCAGTACCTGTTGCCTATAATATTATTATTGTCATTATTTCGGTAATCGCTGCAATTATTGGCTCGTTTATAGCACTGCATTTAGTCAGTCGTAATAGCCGGTTAACATTGCCGCGCTTATTAAGCGCTAGTGCTTCATTAGCTACTGGAATTGTTGCAATGCATTATATTGGTATGGAAGCGATGCAAATTGGTATTTCTTACGATTTATCTTTTGTTGCTTTATCTATAATAATTGCACTTTTAGCATCTTTTGTTGCTCTTTTATTGGCATTCTTTTTTAGAAATGGAGAGGGGAATCCGAAAACATTTGCCAAGCTCGGAAGTGGATTAATTATGGGGGCAGCTATTGCTGGTATGCATTATGTTGGGATGCACGCAGCGCATTTTTACATAGATGAAAATATGAAATCTAGTGCAGGAGTCGTTTTTAATCAACAGTTTCTAGGCTATTTCATTTCAACTGGTACATTGTTTTCATTAATTATCTCTTTGCTTGGTATTTATTTATCGAATAAAATCTCGTTTAAGGATTCCGAAATTGAAGAGAAAACAAAAGAGATATATAAGATGAATGAGGAGCTGAAGGAGCTAAATAGCAATTTGGAGCAATTAGTAAAAGAACGCACAGCGCAGCTTGAACAGGCTCATGATGAAGCGATTAAGGCAAATATGGTAAAAAGTAAATTTTTAGCGAATATGAGCCATGAGTTACGCACGCCTCTTAACGCTATTATTGGTTATAGTGAGATGCTGGCAGAGGAAGCGGAAGATATAGGGGAAACATTATTTGTTGATGATTTAACTAAAATCCGAAATGCAGGAAGCCACTTGCTTTCATTAATAAATGATATATTAGATATTTCAAAAATTGAGGCAGGCAAAATGGAGGTATATTTCGAGAAAGTTGCGATTCAGCAGCTTGTACAAGATGTTATTGCTACAGTTAAGCCACTTGTAGACCAAAATAATAATGAATTAGTAGCGCGAATAAGCGATGGCGAAATGACAACAGACGTGACGAAGCTAAGGCAAATTTTAATTAATTTGATTAGCAATGCAAGTAAATTTACGAAAGATGGCATAGTTACAATTACGGTTGAAGAAGAAACGCGCAAAGCGCAAGCAGGCTATAGCTTCTGTATTCAGGATACGGGAATTGGTATGACTGCTGAGCAAGTAGACAAGCTATTTCAACCATTCACTCAGGCAGATGCTTCCACAACGCGAAAGTATGGTGGCACAGGGCTTGGTTTAGCAATTAGTCAAAGCTTTAGTGAAATATTAGGCGGAGCAATTAGCGTTGAAAGTAAAGAGGGTGTTGGCAGTACGTTTACATGCTGGCTACCGATGTCAAAAGTAGAAGAATCCATGATAGTCGATAAGGCAGATGTGCATAAGCTTGAAAAGAAAAGCAAGGTAAATGTTTTGCATATTGATGATGAGCCATTGAATCACCAATTAATGAAGCATTATTTAGCAAAGGAGGACTGGACGTTAGCTTATGCCTCAAATGGTCAGGAAGGGCTGGAAATGGCGAGAAGGCTACAGCCTGAAGTGATTTGCCTAGATATTTTAATGCCGAGCATGGACGGTTGGAGTGTGCTAACGGCTTTGAAAAATGATGAGGAGTTACAGCATATACCCGTCATTATTTGGTCGATGGTGAAGGATGAGTCTTTAGGCTATTCCCTTGGCGCATCTGAATATTTAACAAAACCAATTAATAAAGAGTCGCTAGTAAGTGCGTTAGAGCGTTATGTTACAGAGAAGCAGCAATTGCAGGTGCTTGTTGTAGAAGACGACATAATGACAAGTGAATTGATGACTAAATTATTAAATAAAGAAGGTTATGCTGTTACGCAGGCACGCAACGGTCAGCATGCAATTGATTGTGTGAAAAATGAAAAGCCACAACTGATTTTACTCGATTTAATGATGCCTGAAATGGATGGCTTCCAATTTATTGATGAATTAAGGAAAATAACGGAATGGCGTGATATACCTGTTGTTGTCGTAACTGCTAAAACATTGACCGGAGAAGAACATTTGAAACTGAGTAGCTATGTTGAGAGCATCGTGCAAAAAGGGATGATTAAACATAAAATGCTGCTGGAGAAAATCGAAGAAATTTTAATTAAAGAATAA
- a CDS encoding ferredoxin produces the protein MPKYTIVDKDTCIACGACGAAAPDIYDYDDEGIAFVILDDNMGTCAVPEDLLEDMQDAFEGCPTDSIKVADETFDGDSLKFE, from the coding sequence ATGCCAAAATATACAATTGTCGATAAAGATACATGTATTGCTTGTGGCGCATGTGGCGCTGCGGCACCAGATATTTATGATTACGATGATGAAGGGATTGCCTTCGTTATTTTAGACGATAATATGGGAACATGTGCTGTTCCAGAAGATTTATTAGAAGATATGCAAGACGCATTTGAAGGTTGCCCAACAGATTCTATTAAAGTAGCTGACGAAACATTTGACGGTGACTCATTAAAATTTGAATAA
- a CDS encoding LysM peptidoglycan-binding domain-containing protein: MTQENYREKIEEHRQEIEFDGRLERKSRTSKKPKKRKSPLIRNMTILFIFIPLLVLGYVHFFYEPKSLAVEKDGSVTVEPNKPSIENNEQQIAAAEKEKAEQEAAAQAEKEAAAKAQAEQEAQAKAQAEKEAAAKAQAEKEAQAKAQAEKEAAAKAQAEKQAKEDAEKLASSQTHVVQPNENLYRISLKYYNNGNGVQKIMQANNLSSENIVVGQTLIIPQ; this comes from the coding sequence GTGACACAAGAAAATTATAGAGAAAAAATTGAAGAGCACCGTCAAGAAATCGAATTTGATGGTCGATTAGAAAGAAAGTCACGCACAAGTAAAAAACCTAAAAAACGAAAAAGCCCACTTATTCGAAATATGACGATATTGTTTATATTTATACCTTTACTTGTATTAGGCTATGTACATTTCTTTTATGAGCCGAAAAGTTTAGCAGTGGAAAAGGATGGTTCGGTTACGGTGGAGCCGAACAAGCCATCTATTGAAAATAATGAACAGCAAATAGCGGCAGCCGAAAAAGAGAAGGCTGAGCAAGAGGCAGCGGCACAGGCTGAAAAGGAAGCGGCAGCGAAAGCGCAGGCTGAACAAGAGGCACAAGCAAAGGCGCAAGCCGAAAAGGAAGCGGCGGCGAAAGCACAGGCTGAAAAAGAAGCACAGGCAAAGGCGCAAGCCGAAAAAGAGGCAGCAGCAAAAGCACAAGCTGAAAAACAGGCGAAGGAAGATGCAGAAAAGCTAGCCTCATCTCAAACACATGTCGTTCAGCCAAATGAAAACCTGTATCGTATTTCTTTAAAATATTATAATAATGGAAACGGCGTGCAAAAAATTATGCAAGCGAATAATTTAAGCTCAGAAAATATTGTCGTTGGACAAACACTTATTATTCCGCAATAA
- a CDS encoding HD domain-containing phosphohydrolase yields MEEIKQAKILVVDDQEYNVSLLERILRRAGFEHIYSTMDPFQAGPLFEEKNPDIVLLDLHMPGLDGLQILQSIRSKDAVLPVLMLTADLTPEAKKQAFQEGISDFLTKPIDRIDLVLRITNLLQTRVLYGQLRMQNQLLEEKVQQRTQELQQAKYEILNLLAKASEYRDDETGEHTERVGHLSGLIAERLNLPKAEIELIRLAAPLHDIGKIGIPDHILLKPGRFEADEFERMKTHTTIGADILANSVFSTLKMARKIAIAHHERWDGTGYPNGISGEAIPIEARIVALADFYDALTHERPYKRAWTPEETMVEIQAQRGKHFDPAVVDVFVELYNEKLIVECV; encoded by the coding sequence ATGGAAGAAATAAAACAAGCGAAAATTTTAGTCGTTGATGATCAAGAATATAATGTCAGCCTATTAGAGCGCATTTTACGTCGTGCAGGATTTGAGCATATATATAGCACAATGGACCCTTTTCAAGCAGGACCTCTCTTTGAAGAGAAAAATCCCGATATTGTTTTACTTGATTTGCATATGCCAGGTTTAGATGGTCTTCAAATACTTCAATCGATTCGTAGTAAAGATGCGGTTTTGCCGGTATTAATGCTGACGGCAGACTTAACACCAGAGGCTAAGAAGCAAGCTTTTCAAGAGGGGATTAGCGATTTTTTAACTAAGCCTATTGATCGAATTGATCTTGTTTTACGCATAACAAATTTATTACAAACACGTGTACTCTACGGTCAGTTACGTATGCAAAATCAATTATTGGAAGAGAAAGTACAGCAAAGAACGCAGGAGCTACAGCAGGCAAAATACGAAATTTTAAATTTATTGGCGAAGGCATCAGAGTATCGTGACGATGAAACGGGCGAGCATACAGAGCGTGTCGGTCATTTATCTGGCTTAATTGCAGAGCGTTTAAATTTACCAAAAGCTGAGATAGAGCTTATTCGTTTAGCAGCCCCTTTACACGACATTGGAAAAATCGGCATTCCAGATCATATATTGCTAAAGCCTGGGCGCTTTGAGGCGGATGAATTTGAACGGATGAAAACACATACGACAATCGGTGCAGATATTTTAGCGAATAGCGTGTTTTCAACGCTGAAAATGGCACGCAAAATTGCGATAGCACATCATGAGCGCTGGGACGGGACAGGCTATCCAAACGGAATTTCAGGTGAGGCTATTCCAATTGAGGCGCGAATCGTTGCATTAGCAGATTTCTATGATGCACTAACACATGAGCGTCCATATAAAAGGGCATGGACACCTGAAGAAACAATGGTGGAAATTCAAGCGCAAAGGGGCAAGCATTTTGACCCAGCCGTTGTCGATGTGTTTGTGGAGCTTTACAATGAGAAGTTAATCGTCGAATGCGTATAA
- a CDS encoding metallophosphoesterase: protein MKFILIGVGIICVCIWYMWRQAFENNVRHHPLQLQGQTPQSLRIFFISDIHLRLINQQMLKAIGKVEAVIIGGDLCDRRTPFERVRSNIEQLQQLGPIYFVWGNNDHEVGEQRLRQLFAEMDVTILENDAQLLAGQNRIWLSAIQDTSTKKYSFEQAFAKCQTDDITFFISHNPQVFYRVERYFTPQLMMGGHLHGGQIRFWKFGVHPKGSYSVRNGVPTLISNGYGTTLLPLRLGAKPECHVIDVTIEEK, encoded by the coding sequence GTGAAATTCATATTAATAGGAGTAGGAATTATTTGCGTATGTATTTGGTATATGTGGCGTCAAGCATTTGAAAATAATGTGCGTCATCATCCTTTACAACTGCAAGGTCAAACCCCTCAAAGCTTGCGTATTTTTTTTATTTCAGATATTCATTTGCGTCTCATTAACCAACAAATGCTAAAAGCAATCGGAAAAGTAGAGGCGGTCATTATCGGCGGTGATTTATGCGATAGGCGTACACCATTTGAGCGGGTGCGCAGCAATATTGAACAGTTGCAGCAACTCGGTCCTATTTACTTTGTCTGGGGAAATAATGACCATGAAGTAGGAGAGCAACGCTTACGTCAGTTATTTGCTGAAATGGATGTGACAATACTTGAAAATGATGCGCAATTACTCGCAGGGCAAAATCGCATATGGCTTAGCGCCATTCAAGATACATCCACAAAAAAATATAGCTTTGAGCAGGCATTTGCGAAATGCCAAACGGATGATATTACATTTTTTATTTCACATAATCCGCAAGTTTTTTATCGTGTAGAGCGTTATTTTACACCGCAGCTAATGATGGGTGGACATTTGCATGGCGGACAAATTCGTTTTTGGAAATTCGGTGTGCATCCGAAAGGCTCTTATTCTGTGCGAAATGGAGTGCCGACGCTTATAAGCAATGGCTATGGTACGACATTATTGCCATTGCGCTTAGGTGCGAAGCCAGAGTGTCACGTAATCGATGTGACAATTGAAGAAAAGTAA
- a CDS encoding response regulator, protein MQTILLVEDNDMNRDMLARRLTRKGFFVVAAEDGQQGIDYAIAEQPALILMDLSLPVVDGWEATRQLKANAMTKHIPIIVLTAHAMKEDEEKAYQAGCDDYDTKPIILERLLEKMTKALAGR, encoded by the coding sequence ATGCAAACTATTTTGCTTGTAGAGGATAACGATATGAATCGTGATATGCTAGCAAGAAGATTAACTCGAAAAGGGTTTTTTGTAGTGGCGGCAGAGGATGGACAACAAGGAATTGACTATGCGATAGCGGAGCAGCCAGCATTAATTTTAATGGATTTAAGCTTGCCAGTAGTTGATGGCTGGGAGGCAACGAGGCAATTGAAGGCGAACGCAATGACGAAGCATATTCCCATCATTGTTTTAACAGCACACGCAATGAAAGAGGATGAGGAAAAGGCCTATCAAGCAGGCTGTGATGACTATGATACGAAGCCGATAATACTAGAGCGTTTACTTGAAAAAATGACGAAAGCGTTAGCAGGTAGATGA
- a CDS encoding YpdA family putative bacillithiol disulfide reductase, whose translation MHKVDALIVGGGPCGLAAAIELQAIGLRPVVIEKGNIVNSLYNYPTHQTFFSTSEKLAIGDVPFIVEERKPRRNQALVYYREVVRAKKINIHRFEKVEKVEKSGDNFKVTTSKALYETPYVIIATGYYDNPNFMGITGEDLPKVYHYFKEAHPFFDTKVLVIGGKNSAVDAALELQKAGAHVTVVYRGSEYSPSVKPWVLPEFDALVRLGEIVMHFDSEVKAIYEEEVVISKAGKHLQIANDFVFAMTGYHPDHDFIHAMGVEIDAATGRPHFNEETMETNVANLFIAGVIAAGNNANEIFIENGRFHGGMIAKAVQKKFKAPRRP comes from the coding sequence ATGCATAAAGTAGACGCTTTAATTGTCGGTGGTGGTCCCTGTGGCTTGGCAGCGGCAATTGAGTTACAGGCAATTGGTTTACGTCCTGTTGTGATTGAAAAAGGCAATATCGTTAATTCGCTATATAATTACCCAACACACCAAACATTTTTCAGCACGAGTGAAAAATTAGCGATTGGTGATGTACCGTTTATTGTGGAGGAACGAAAGCCGAGGCGCAATCAAGCACTCGTTTATTATCGCGAGGTTGTGCGTGCAAAAAAAATTAATATTCACCGCTTCGAGAAGGTTGAAAAGGTAGAAAAAAGTGGCGACAACTTCAAAGTTACAACGAGTAAAGCGCTATATGAAACACCATATGTCATCATTGCAACAGGCTATTATGATAACCCAAATTTTATGGGCATTACAGGTGAGGATTTGCCAAAGGTCTATCATTATTTTAAAGAGGCACACCCATTTTTCGATACTAAGGTATTGGTTATTGGTGGTAAAAACTCGGCTGTAGATGCCGCGTTAGAGCTACAAAAGGCTGGGGCACATGTTACAGTCGTTTATCGTGGGAGTGAATATTCGCCGAGTGTTAAGCCATGGGTGCTACCAGAGTTTGATGCTTTAGTTCGCTTAGGTGAAATTGTGATGCATTTTGATAGCGAAGTAAAAGCGATTTATGAAGAGGAAGTCGTTATTTCTAAAGCAGGCAAGCATTTGCAAATTGCGAATGATTTCGTCTTTGCAATGACAGGCTATCACCCTGACCATGACTTTATTCATGCAATGGGTGTCGAAATTGACGCGGCAACTGGTCGCCCGCATTTTAATGAGGAGACAATGGAAACGAATGTTGCAAATCTATTTATCGCAGGTGTTATTGCGGCAGGTAATAATGCCAATGAAATCTTTATAGAGAATGGACGCTTCCATGGTGGGATGATTGCGAAGGCGGTTCAGAAGAAATTTAAAGCACCACGACGTCCTTAA